A DNA window from Anaerolineales bacterium contains the following coding sequences:
- a CDS encoding site-specific integrase → MVFVGNEIRRSLWKYLKDRPDARDPQAPLFLNNQQQPYCRNSLRLFITKLGKKLGIKAHPHKFRHTFAINYLRNGGDVFTLQDLLGHHSLEMVRHYARLAEVDIAAAHKRASPVDNWRL, encoded by the coding sequence ATCGTCTTTGTAGGGAATGAGATCCGGCGATCTTTATGGAAATATCTCAAGGACAGGCCGGACGCCCGTGATCCGCAGGCGCCGCTTTTCCTGAACAACCAACAGCAGCCGTATTGCCGGAACAGCCTGCGGTTGTTTATCACGAAACTCGGGAAGAAACTGGGGATCAAGGCCCACCCGCACAAGTTCCGCCACACCTTCGCGATAAACTACCTCCGCAATGGAGGGGACGTATTCACCCTCCAGGATCTACTCGGCCATCACAGCCTGGAAATGGTGCGCCATTACGCCCGTCTGGCCGAAGTGGATATCGCCGCGGCGCACAAGCGGGCGAGCCCGGTGGATAATTGGAGGTTGTGA
- a CDS encoding GNAT family N-acetyltransferase, translating into MIIQHRFATTEDIPFLARMNRALVEDEGHRNRVQSDAWLEQRMRAFLAGDYRTVLFEAEGKPAGYALHTIHREHPDTVHLRKIFVERGMRRRGVGSEMMRILREEIWPADKRIAVGVLSGNRAAIAFYESIGFTPYAIEMEIPARKIPGNTGK; encoded by the coding sequence ATGATCATCCAACACCGTTTCGCAACCACCGAGGATATCCCGTTCCTGGCGCGGATGAACCGCGCGCTGGTGGAGGACGAGGGGCACCGCAACCGCGTTCAATCCGACGCCTGGCTGGAACAGCGGATGCGCGCGTTCCTGGCGGGCGATTACCGGACGGTGCTGTTCGAGGCGGAGGGCAAGCCCGCGGGGTACGCGCTGCACACGATCCACCGCGAGCATCCCGACACGGTCCACCTGCGGAAGATTTTCGTCGAGCGGGGAATGCGGCGGCGCGGCGTGGGGAGCGAGATGATGCGGATCCTGCGCGAAGAAATCTGGCCGGCGGATAAGCGGATCGCCGTGGGCGTGTTGAGCGGGAACCGGGCGGCGATCGCGTTCTACGAATCGATCGGGTTTACGCCGTACGCGATTGAGATGGAGATCCCAGCACGGAAGATTCCGGGAAATACGGGGAAGTAA
- the murI gene encoding glutamate racemase, with amino-acid sequence MNKAPIGVFDTGVGGLTILRELRLRLPGEDFLYAADQAHAPYGSRPMEEVRRLGFGIASFLLARGAKLIVVACNTISAAALQPLRAAHPEVPFVGMEPAVKPAARESHSGVIGVVATEATFHGELFASAVDRYGKGVHVIPQTLPGLVERIEAGETEGPELETYLRVRLQPLLDEGIDELVLGCTHYPLVEGALRKVLGPRVTIVDPSPAIARQTEQLLAEGGLRGGGAGSVCAFTSGDPDSLRRFIRLALGEDFPVQRVKWADDDRLMEQNLE; translated from the coding sequence ATGAACAAGGCACCCATCGGCGTGTTCGATACGGGGGTGGGCGGATTGACGATCCTGCGCGAGCTGCGGCTGCGCCTGCCGGGCGAGGATTTTCTCTACGCGGCGGACCAAGCCCACGCGCCCTACGGCTCGCGCCCGATGGAGGAGGTGCGCCGGCTCGGGTTTGGGATCGCATCGTTCCTGCTGGCGCGGGGCGCCAAGCTGATCGTCGTCGCCTGCAACACGATCTCGGCCGCGGCGCTGCAGCCGCTGCGGGCGGCGCATCCGGAAGTTCCGTTCGTGGGGATGGAGCCGGCGGTCAAGCCGGCGGCGCGGGAAAGCCACAGCGGCGTGATCGGCGTGGTCGCCACGGAGGCCACCTTCCACGGCGAACTGTTCGCGAGCGCCGTGGACCGCTACGGGAAGGGCGTGCATGTGATCCCCCAAACCCTGCCCGGCCTGGTGGAACGGATCGAAGCCGGCGAGACGGAAGGCCCGGAGCTCGAAACGTACCTGCGCGTGCGGCTGCAGCCGCTGCTGGATGAGGGGATCGACGAGCTGGTGCTCGGCTGTACGCACTATCCGCTGGTGGAGGGCGCCCTGCGGAAGGTGCTGGGGCCGCGGGTGACCATCGTGGATCCTTCGCCGGCGATCGCACGGCAGACGGAGCAGCTGCTGGCGGAAGGCGGATTGCGCGGCGGCGGGGCCGGGTCGGTCTGCGCCTTCACCAGCGGCGATCCGGATTCTCTCCGGCGCTTCATCCGTTTGGCGCTGGGGGAGGATTTTCCGGTGCAGAGAGTGAAATGGGCTGACGATGATCGACTCATGGAGCAGAACCTCGAGTGA
- the rplS gene encoding 50S ribosomal protein L19 produces the protein MSEILKALELPVNKNVPDLHPGDTVSVHVKIKEGEKERIQEFRGTIIRLRKGGSQSSITVRRIATHGIGVERTFPLRSPSLDKIVVQKGAKVRRAQLYFLRNLKGKRARLHDKSDNA, from the coding sequence ATGAGCGAAATATTAAAAGCTTTGGAACTTCCCGTCAACAAAAACGTCCCGGACCTGCATCCCGGCGATACCGTCAGCGTCCACGTGAAGATCAAGGAAGGCGAGAAGGAACGCATCCAGGAATTCCGCGGGACGATCATCCGGCTGCGCAAGGGCGGAAGCCAATCGAGCATCACCGTGCGGCGCATCGCCACGCACGGGATCGGCGTGGAGCGCACCTTCCCGCTGCGCTCGCCCAGCCTGGATAAGATCGTGGTCCAGAAGGGCGCCAAAGTGCGCCGGGCGCAGCTTTACTTCCTGCGCAACCTGAAGGGCAAGCGCGCGCGGCTGCACGATAAGAGCGACAACGCCTAA
- a CDS encoding LCP family protein: MDSINALVDRFLHWAGSLPGRPAAGDTRPARGPRKSLRSRYFLLAGAIGIVCLCSTLGIGVWSYAPVGPRPALATLTPTPFYPVRETLTPFVPDLSGGGEIPTPDGAGLLTPTPPIANVPWAPYAGPIYPALTQIPTPQEVFVTGDDIMNVAVLGSDLRPSGLGGFRTDTIMILILNKTAKKAALVSFPRDLYVYIPAYGMERINMAFPGGFTLNYPGGGFGLFQDTMKYNFGLTIHHYAMMNFWGFKDLIDKLGGIDVYCAYGLHDTRQGYPNGYGVAAGWNHMDGETALWYVRSRYTSSDFDRVRRQQEVLLGISQTLLNKNVLSNLPGFFVTLAQYVESDLTLEAILPFAEMAASVSLSSIQRASIVPKAYATDWITPDGKMVALPNYPAIHDLLAGLLAG; encoded by the coding sequence ATGGACTCGATCAACGCGCTGGTGGACCGGTTCCTGCATTGGGCCGGATCCCTGCCGGGGCGCCCGGCCGCCGGGGATACGCGGCCGGCCCGCGGACCCCGCAAATCCCTGAGGTCCCGCTACTTTCTACTGGCGGGGGCGATCGGGATCGTCTGCCTATGCTCCACCCTCGGGATCGGCGTGTGGTCGTACGCGCCGGTCGGCCCCCGGCCCGCCCTGGCCACCCTCACCCCCACCCCGTTCTATCCAGTGCGCGAAACCCTCACCCCCTTCGTCCCCGATCTCAGCGGTGGAGGCGAAATCCCCACTCCGGACGGCGCGGGCCTGCTCACGCCCACCCCCCCGATCGCCAACGTCCCTTGGGCTCCCTACGCCGGACCGATCTACCCCGCCCTGACCCAGATCCCCACCCCGCAGGAGGTCTTCGTCACCGGCGACGACATCATGAACGTGGCCGTGCTCGGCAGCGACCTGCGCCCCTCCGGCCTGGGCGGCTTCCGCACCGACACCATCATGATCCTGATCCTCAACAAAACCGCGAAGAAGGCCGCCCTGGTTTCCTTCCCGCGGGATCTCTACGTCTACATCCCGGCCTACGGCATGGAACGGATCAACATGGCCTTCCCCGGAGGATTCACCCTCAACTACCCCGGCGGCGGGTTCGGCCTGTTCCAGGATACGATGAAATACAACTTCGGCCTGACCATCCACCATTACGCGATGATGAACTTCTGGGGCTTCAAGGACCTGATCGACAAGCTGGGCGGGATCGACGTCTACTGCGCCTACGGCCTGCACGACACCCGCCAGGGCTATCCCAACGGCTACGGCGTCGCCGCCGGCTGGAACCACATGGACGGGGAAACCGCCCTGTGGTACGTCCGCTCGCGCTACACCTCCAGCGATTTCGACCGTGTCCGCCGCCAGCAGGAGGTCCTGCTCGGCATCTCACAGACCCTGCTGAACAAGAACGTCCTTTCCAACCTCCCGGGCTTCTTCGTCACCCTGGCCCAATACGTGGAAAGCGACCTGACTCTTGAGGCGATCCTGCCCTTCGCGGAAATGGCCGCTTCGGTCTCTCTCTCTTCCATCCAGCGGGCCAGCATCGTCCCCAAAGCTTATGCCACCGATTGGATCACACCCGACGGGAAGATGGTGGCGCTCCCCAATTACCCCGCCATTCACGATCTGCTGGCCGGCCTGCTGGCCGGCTGA
- a CDS encoding site-specific integrase translates to MPVLPENPTPNPDRILQSGDSLSAAIAVWEQSLKEAGNTPNTVNAFTADLRLMMRYLGGGRALSGVSTRDLQDFFHWMETERGVPCSPKTYSRRITSVKSFFRRMLETGVLAADPAVPIVQRLVQSPLPEILTYAEARRVLAAARAMRSAPGPAILRGRGGSKTDPNRRPPPGKPLADDRPFTLVSLLLQTGIKKGECTGLRMNHIDSGAGEPCLFIRYGNPRQRFKERKIALSREWVESYARYLEQYAPTDRVFPWSPRRLEYLLEEIGARAGLEKHLSFDMCRWTCAVLDRKRGLEPDKVRQKLGLSRMQWREVGKKIEQLTSAAGETAASDVLYSLSMEDGA, encoded by the coding sequence ATGCCCGTCTTGCCGGAGAACCCGACGCCGAACCCGGACCGCATTTTGCAGTCCGGGGATTCCCTGAGCGCCGCCATCGCCGTGTGGGAACAATCCTTAAAGGAAGCCGGCAACACCCCCAACACGGTCAACGCCTTCACCGCCGATCTGCGGCTGATGATGCGCTACCTCGGCGGCGGCCGGGCGCTCTCCGGCGTTTCCACCCGCGACCTGCAGGATTTCTTCCATTGGATGGAAACCGAGCGCGGAGTCCCTTGCAGTCCGAAAACCTACTCGCGGCGGATCACCTCGGTCAAATCCTTCTTCCGGCGCATGCTGGAGACGGGGGTCCTCGCGGCCGATCCCGCCGTGCCGATCGTCCAACGCCTGGTGCAAAGCCCCCTGCCGGAGATCCTCACCTACGCCGAAGCCCGGCGGGTGCTGGCCGCCGCCCGCGCGATGCGCTCCGCTCCCGGGCCGGCCATTCTCCGCGGCCGCGGGGGTTCGAAAACCGATCCGAACCGGCGCCCGCCGCCGGGGAAGCCGCTTGCGGACGACCGGCCGTTCACCCTGGTCTCCCTGCTGCTGCAGACCGGAATCAAAAAAGGGGAATGCACCGGCTTGCGCATGAACCACATCGACTCCGGGGCCGGGGAGCCCTGCCTGTTCATCCGCTACGGAAATCCGCGCCAGCGCTTCAAGGAGCGCAAGATCGCGCTTTCGCGGGAGTGGGTGGAAAGCTACGCGCGCTACCTGGAGCAGTACGCGCCAACCGACCGCGTTTTCCCGTGGTCCCCGCGGCGCCTGGAATACCTGCTGGAGGAAATCGGCGCGCGGGCCGGGCTTGAAAAGCACCTTTCGTTTGACATGTGCCGCTGGACCTGCGCGGTGTTGGACCGCAAGCGCGGCCTGGAGCCCGATAAGGTCCGCCAAAAGCTGGGCCTCAGCCGGATGCAATGGCGCGAAGTGGGGAAGAAAATCGAACAGCTGACCTCCGCCGCCGGCGAAACGGCCGCTTCCGATGTGCTATACTCGCTGTCCATGGAGGACGGCGCGTGA